In bacterium, a genomic segment contains:
- the rpmA gene encoding 50S ribosomal protein L27: protein MAHKKGVGSSRNGRDSNPQMLGVKRYDGQVVTAGSIIVRQRGTRIHPGLNVGKGSDDTLFALKTGTVKFTTHGKNKKRVNIIL from the coding sequence ATGGCGCATAAAAAAGGCGTGGGCTCTTCGCGCAACGGTCGCGACAGCAACCCGCAAATGCTCGGCGTCAAGCGGTACGATGGCCAGGTCGTCACGGCTGGCAGCATCATCGTGCGCCAGCGCGGCACCCGCATCCACCCCGGCCTGAATGTCGGCAAGGGCTCCGATGATACCCTGTTCGCCCTCAAAACCGGCACCGTGAAATTCACCACGCACGGCAAAAACAAAAAGCGGGTCA
- the rplU gene encoding 50S ribosomal protein L21: protein MYAIIDIAGAQFHVAQDDKINAPKLAGEVGSTIELEKVILLSGENGEVKVGKPYVDGAKVQATILGHGQDKKVQIFKKIRREGYTLFKGHRQQHTTLKIEAIIG, encoded by the coding sequence ATGTACGCGATTATCGATATCGCCGGCGCCCAGTTCCACGTAGCCCAGGACGACAAGATCAACGCCCCGAAGCTGGCCGGCGAGGTGGGTTCGACCATCGAACTCGAAAAAGTCATCCTGCTGTCCGGTGAGAATGGCGAGGTCAAAGTCGGCAAACCCTACGTTGACGGCGCCAAGGTTCAGGCGACCATCCTCGGCCATGGCCAGGATAAAAAGGTCCAGATCTTCAAAAAGATCCGCCGGGAAGGGTACACCCTGTTCAAGGGACACCGTCAGCAGCACACCACTCTGAAAATTGAAGCAATCATTGGATAA